A region from the Saccharomonospora azurea NA-128 genome encodes:
- a CDS encoding ABC transporter permease, with protein sequence MTTTDSAFRSTRSEVRVVGAWRGAWLRVEGLWTWYRRYWTSNLYSSGLQPLLFLLAMGVGFGSQVEPGALTGGVSYLQYVAPALLVAGSVQFAVGESTWPVLSGFKWEKDYLAITATPVTPGQVLGGHFLWVGLRITLAAVVYVVVAAFFGAWTGPGVVGAAVVGVATGLACAAPVTAFAATIHHETDRLTGLFRFVLMPMVLFAGTFFPVSEIPLALRWLAWISPLWHGNELARGVTLGGLDLLPALGHAAVLATVFAAGGLAARHFFYRRLVV encoded by the coding sequence ATGACCACGACGGACAGCGCTTTTCGTTCCACCCGGTCCGAGGTGCGCGTCGTGGGCGCGTGGCGGGGCGCCTGGCTGCGGGTCGAGGGGCTCTGGACGTGGTACCGGCGGTACTGGACGTCCAATCTGTACTCCTCGGGGTTGCAGCCACTGCTGTTCCTGCTCGCGATGGGCGTGGGCTTCGGCTCGCAGGTCGAGCCCGGCGCGCTCACCGGTGGAGTCTCGTATCTCCAGTACGTCGCGCCCGCGTTGCTGGTGGCCGGGTCCGTGCAGTTCGCGGTCGGTGAGTCGACCTGGCCCGTGCTGTCCGGGTTCAAGTGGGAGAAGGACTACCTGGCGATCACCGCGACGCCCGTCACGCCGGGGCAAGTCCTGGGTGGACACTTTCTCTGGGTGGGGCTTCGCATCACGCTCGCCGCGGTGGTGTACGTGGTGGTAGCGGCGTTCTTCGGCGCCTGGACCGGGCCGGGCGTGGTGGGCGCGGCCGTGGTGGGTGTCGCGACCGGCCTGGCCTGCGCGGCTCCGGTGACCGCGTTCGCCGCCACGATCCACCACGAGACGGACCGGCTGACGGGTCTGTTCCGGTTCGTGCTCATGCCCATGGTGCTGTTCGCCGGGACGTTCTTCCCCGTGTCGGAGATCCCGCTCGCGTTGCGCTGGCTCGCCTGGATCTCTCCGCTGTGGCACGGCAACGAGCTCGCCCGCGGCGTCACGCTCGGCGGGCTCGACCTGCTCCCCGCGCTGGGGCACGCGGCGGTGCTCGCCACGGTGTTCGCGGCCGGAGGCCTGGCGGCCCGGCACTTCTTCTACCGCAGGTTGGTGGTGTAG
- a CDS encoding ABC transporter permease, producing MVVTGSATPASRPGVRRTGLLLRILPPSLYVGRASALIERSAMVYSRAWLVFVSGVFEPLFYLLAFQVGFGRLVPEVTGPGGQVMDYVAFVAPALLAASAMNGAVFDATFGVFFKFRYDKTYEAVLSTPMGPFDIALGEIGWAVLRGALYAVSFFGVMTVIGLVTTPWAVLVIPVAVLVSFAFAAIGMVCATLLRTTSQFDYIQLAVMPLFLFSTTFFPLSVYPEPLQVLVQCLPLYHGVELSRGFAAGVLDWSMVGHAGYLLALATVGVYGVSRRLHTLLR from the coding sequence ATGGTCGTCACCGGCAGTGCGACACCCGCGTCCCGGCCCGGCGTGCGCAGGACCGGGCTCCTGTTGCGCATCCTCCCGCCGTCGCTCTACGTCGGTCGGGCGAGCGCCCTCATCGAACGCTCGGCGATGGTGTACTCGCGGGCGTGGCTCGTGTTCGTCTCGGGCGTCTTCGAGCCGCTGTTCTACCTGCTCGCGTTCCAGGTCGGGTTCGGCAGGCTCGTGCCCGAGGTCACCGGTCCGGGCGGCCAGGTGATGGACTACGTGGCGTTCGTCGCCCCGGCCCTGCTGGCGGCTTCGGCGATGAACGGCGCGGTGTTCGACGCGACGTTCGGGGTGTTCTTCAAGTTCCGCTACGACAAGACCTACGAGGCCGTGCTCAGCACGCCGATGGGGCCGTTCGACATCGCTCTCGGCGAGATCGGCTGGGCGGTGTTGCGGGGCGCCCTCTACGCGGTCTCGTTCTTCGGCGTCATGACCGTGATAGGGCTGGTCACCACACCGTGGGCGGTGCTGGTGATCCCCGTGGCGGTGCTCGTGTCGTTCGCGTTCGCCGCGATCGGGATGGTGTGCGCGACTCTGCTGCGCACGACCTCGCAGTTCGACTACATCCAGCTCGCGGTCATGCCGCTGTTCCTCTTCTCGACGACGTTCTTCCCGCTGTCGGTCTACCCCGAACCGCTGCAGGTGCTCGTGCAGTGTCTGCCGCTTTACCACGGCGTCGAGCTGTCCCGCGGGTTCGCCGCCGGGGTGCTCGACTGGTCGATGGTGGGACACGCGGGGTACCTGCTGGCGCTGGCCACGGTGGGGGTGTACGGCGTGTCGCGCCGGCTGCACACGTTGTTGCGTTGA
- a CDS encoding FadR/GntR family transcriptional regulator, which yields MTTSTAGGRRQGARANQKALQDAIKHLIVERGLAPGEPLPTEVELMKELDVSRHPLREAMKALEAVGIVDIRHGYGTYVGSVPLTGLETGLAFRGALSLRGDYSDIRDLLEVREILESGLVTRLLDADDRLDFDSLTASVEAMEREAEQGRYAPEADWRFHETLYRPLGNDLVLDLLRVFWRVFNTLDAELPRADDTPHLTARRHRAILEALRAGDEAALRAAVDEHFQGIRARVPDRDRSA from the coding sequence GTGACGACCTCGACGGCGGGTGGGCGCAGGCAGGGCGCGCGCGCCAACCAGAAGGCGCTCCAGGACGCGATCAAGCACCTGATCGTCGAGCGCGGACTCGCTCCGGGGGAGCCCCTGCCCACCGAGGTCGAGCTGATGAAGGAGCTCGACGTCAGCAGGCACCCGCTGCGGGAGGCGATGAAGGCGCTGGAGGCGGTCGGCATCGTCGACATCCGCCACGGCTACGGCACGTACGTCGGGTCGGTCCCGCTGACCGGCCTGGAGACGGGGCTGGCGTTTCGCGGTGCGCTGTCGCTGCGCGGCGACTACTCCGACATCCGCGACCTGCTGGAGGTCCGCGAGATCCTGGAGAGCGGGCTCGTGACCCGCCTGCTCGACGCCGACGACCGCCTCGACTTCGACTCGCTCACCGCCAGCGTCGAGGCCATGGAGCGGGAGGCGGAGCAGGGCCGGTACGCCCCGGAGGCGGACTGGCGGTTCCACGAGACCCTGTACCGGCCGCTGGGCAACGATCTCGTCCTCGACCTGCTGCGCGTGTTCTGGCGGGTGTTCAACACGCTCGACGCCGAGTTGCCGCGGGCGGACGACACCCCGCACCTGACGGCTCGCCGGCATCGAGCGATCCTGGAGGCCCTGCGTGCGGGGGACGAGGCCGCTCTCCGCGCCGCCGTCGACGAACACTTCCAGGGAATCCGGGCGCGGGTTCCCGATCGGGACCGCTCCGCCTGA
- the obgE gene encoding GTPase ObgE has product MASRFVDRAVIYVAAGDGGNGCASVHREKFKPLGGPDGGNGGNGGDVVLVVDPGVHTLLDFHFRPHARGGNGKQGQGGHRSGAAGESLELRVPDGTVVLDTDGEVLADLTGAGTRFVAARGGRGGLGNAALASRARRAPGFALLGEPGEERDLVLELRSVADVGLLGFPSAGKSSLISVLSAAKPKIADYPFTTLVPNLGVVSAGDVVFTMADVPGLIPGASQGKGLGLDFLRHIERCAVLVHVVDCATYEPGRDPVSDVDALEDELSRYTPALGGDLASRPRVVVLNKLDVPDAAELAELVRPEFEARGLRVFEISTVTHKGLRELTYALGEIVESYRATQPPPTPTKVVVTPKAVDDGGFTVEPDPEEEGGFIVRGAKPERWIRQTNFANDEAVGFLADRLNRLGVEDELAKSGAEPGCSVTIAGVTFDWEPSTPGVAGKLAGRGTDPRLERSDRITAAERKEARRLRREGTADEEDAVVEGGVAVEDSDE; this is encoded by the coding sequence ATGGCATCCCGTTTCGTGGATCGCGCGGTGATTTACGTCGCCGCGGGCGATGGTGGGAACGGCTGCGCGTCGGTGCACCGGGAGAAGTTCAAGCCGCTCGGCGGACCCGACGGCGGCAACGGCGGCAACGGCGGTGACGTCGTGCTCGTGGTCGATCCCGGCGTGCACACGTTGCTCGACTTCCACTTCCGCCCGCACGCGCGAGGGGGTAACGGGAAGCAGGGCCAGGGCGGTCACCGCAGCGGCGCGGCCGGTGAGTCGCTGGAGCTGCGCGTCCCCGACGGCACCGTGGTCCTCGACACGGACGGCGAGGTACTCGCCGACCTCACGGGAGCGGGCACCCGCTTCGTGGCGGCTCGGGGAGGCCGTGGTGGGCTCGGCAACGCGGCGCTCGCCTCGCGTGCCCGCAGGGCGCCCGGTTTCGCGTTGCTCGGCGAGCCGGGGGAGGAGCGCGACCTCGTTCTGGAGTTGCGCTCGGTCGCGGACGTCGGTCTCCTCGGTTTCCCGTCGGCGGGCAAGTCGTCGCTGATCTCCGTGCTGTCGGCGGCCAAGCCGAAGATCGCCGACTATCCCTTCACGACGCTGGTGCCGAACCTCGGCGTGGTGAGCGCGGGCGACGTCGTGTTCACGATGGCCGACGTGCCGGGACTCATTCCCGGGGCGAGCCAGGGCAAGGGACTGGGCCTCGACTTCCTCCGCCACATCGAACGGTGCGCGGTGCTGGTGCACGTCGTGGACTGCGCCACGTACGAGCCCGGTCGCGACCCGGTGTCGGACGTCGACGCCCTGGAGGACGAGCTGTCGCGGTACACCCCGGCGCTCGGCGGGGACCTCGCGTCCCGGCCCAGGGTCGTGGTCCTCAACAAGCTGGACGTGCCGGACGCCGCCGAGCTGGCCGAGCTGGTGAGGCCGGAGTTCGAGGCCCGCGGACTGCGGGTCTTCGAGATTTCGACCGTCACCCACAAGGGTCTGCGCGAACTCACCTACGCGTTGGGTGAGATCGTCGAGTCCTACCGTGCGACGCAGCCGCCACCGACGCCGACCAAGGTCGTCGTGACACCGAAGGCCGTGGACGACGGCGGGTTCACCGTGGAGCCCGACCCCGAGGAAGAGGGCGGGTTCATCGTGCGGGGCGCCAAGCCCGAGCGATGGATCAGGCAGACGAACTTCGCCAACGACGAAGCGGTGGGCTTCCTGGCCGATCGGTTGAACCGGTTGGGTGTGGAGGACGAGCTGGCCAAGTCGGGTGCGGAACCCGGCTGTTCCGTGACCATCGCGGGCGTCACGTTCGACTGGGAACCGTCCACTCCGGGCGTCGCGGGCAAGCTGGCCGGACGTGGGACCGACCCGCGCCTCGAACGTTCCGACCGGATCACGGCAGCCGAGCGCAAGGAGGCCCGCCGCCTGCGCAGGGAAGGGACTGCGGACGAGGAGGACGCGGTCGTGGAAGGCGGAGTCGCTGTCGAGGACTCCGATGAGTGA
- the rpmA gene encoding 50S ribosomal protein L27: protein MATKKGASSSKNGRDSNPKYLGVKRFGGQVVKAGEILIRQRGTKVHPGVNVGRGGDDTLFALAPGAVEFGTKRGRKTVNVVPVEA from the coding sequence ATGGCAACCAAGAAGGGCGCGTCAAGCTCCAAGAACGGCCGTGACTCCAACCCGAAATACCTCGGTGTGAAGCGGTTCGGCGGTCAGGTCGTGAAGGCAGGCGAGATTCTCATCCGCCAGCGCGGTACCAAGGTCCACCCCGGCGTCAACGTCGGCCGTGGCGGCGACGACACTCTGTTCGCTCTCGCCCCCGGTGCGGTGGAGTTCGGCACGAAGCGTGGCCGCAAGACGGTCAATGTCGTGCCGGTCGAGGCCTGA
- a CDS encoding S8 family peptidase, with translation MHRSASVALLTIALVLGGTPVAARATSSAATDECTPAGPTERYLVVLPPRTSEADAAAEVHDACGELGTYHPEISVGVAHSSDHRFSTRLGSHRTFRSAQPDSGAELATSKVSGSTASTPSTDLAEGRSTDLSGRQWNLRAVRAEQAHARQRGSADVVVGVLDSGIDPTHPDLRHAVAADRSVGCLSGTPDTAPESWQATTSPHGTHVAGLLAAADDGRGVTGIAPGVRVASVRVVDDHGRVSPEAAVCGLMWAAEHRFPVVNGSFLVSPWSAACARGPGREVVRDALRRALHHAHERGTLTVVAASNKAARLTPSHTLSAPASSPAACEALPAGLRDAVSVSASDRKGRKAGYSAYGLGVIDLTAPGGDHGDCLLSTVPGGYGTLCGTSMAAPHVAGVAALVASEHPRATPQRLRAALTSTATAVPCPGDYDLTGNGIQDAFCEGYTGYNGFYGHGRVDAPGALAAASSPR, from the coding sequence GTGCACAGAAGCGCAAGTGTGGCCCTGCTCACCATCGCGCTCGTGCTGGGCGGCACCCCGGTGGCCGCGCGCGCGACGTCCTCCGCGGCGACCGACGAGTGCACCCCCGCAGGCCCCACCGAGCGGTACCTGGTGGTGCTCCCGCCGCGAACGTCGGAGGCCGACGCCGCGGCCGAGGTGCACGACGCCTGTGGCGAGCTCGGCACGTACCACCCCGAAATCTCGGTCGGCGTGGCGCACTCCTCCGATCACCGCTTCTCGACTCGGCTGGGCTCACACCGAACCTTCCGCTCGGCGCAGCCCGACTCCGGGGCCGAGCTCGCGACCTCGAAGGTCTCGGGGTCGACAGCGTCGACGCCGTCCACCGACCTCGCGGAGGGCAGGTCGACGGACCTGTCCGGGCGGCAGTGGAACCTCCGCGCGGTGCGAGCCGAGCAGGCCCACGCCCGACAGCGGGGAAGCGCCGACGTCGTGGTGGGCGTCCTCGACTCCGGCATCGACCCCACGCACCCGGACCTGCGGCACGCCGTCGCTGCCGATCGGTCGGTGGGCTGCTTGTCGGGAACACCGGACACCGCCCCGGAGAGTTGGCAGGCCACGACCTCTCCCCACGGCACGCACGTCGCGGGGCTGCTCGCCGCCGCCGACGACGGACGCGGTGTGACCGGCATCGCGCCCGGCGTCCGCGTGGCGTCGGTCCGGGTCGTCGACGACCACGGCCGGGTCAGTCCCGAGGCCGCCGTGTGCGGGCTCATGTGGGCCGCCGAGCACAGGTTCCCCGTGGTCAACGGCAGTTTTCTCGTCTCCCCCTGGTCGGCGGCGTGCGCCCGTGGCCCCGGCCGCGAGGTCGTCCGCGACGCGCTGCGCCGCGCCCTCCACCACGCCCACGAACGTGGCACCCTCACCGTCGTGGCGGCCTCCAACAAGGCCGCGCGACTGACCCCGTCGCACACGCTCTCGGCACCCGCGTCGAGCCCCGCCGCGTGCGAGGCGCTGCCCGCGGGACTGCGCGACGCCGTGTCGGTGTCGGCGTCCGACCGCAAGGGCCGCAAAGCCGGGTACAGCGCCTACGGGCTCGGCGTCATCGACTTGACCGCACCGGGCGGCGACCACGGCGACTGCCTGCTGTCGACCGTGCCCGGCGGGTACGGCACCCTGTGCGGGACCTCGATGGCGGCCCCGCACGTGGCGGGCGTCGCGGCCCTGGTGGCGTCCGAACATCCCCGGGCCACGCCGCAACGACTCCGCGCGGCCCTGACCTCGACGGCCACCGCGGTGCCCTGCCCCGGCGACTACGACCTCACCGGGAACGGCATCCAGGACGCCTTCTGCGAGGGCTACACCGGCTACAACGGGTTCTACGGCCACGGCCGCGTCGACGCACCGGGCGCCCTGGCGGCAGCCAGCTCACCTCGCTGA
- the rplU gene encoding 50S ribosomal protein L21, producing MSAYAVVKTGGKQYKVAVGDVVEVEKLDGEPGTEHTLPAVMVVDDGKVTTDADALAKVSVTGKIVEQTKGPKIRIHKFKNKTGYHKRQGHRQQLTRLEVTGIDK from the coding sequence GTGTCGGCGTATGCAGTCGTCAAGACCGGCGGCAAGCAGTACAAGGTCGCCGTCGGCGATGTCGTCGAGGTCGAGAAGCTCGACGGCGAGCCGGGCACCGAGCACACCCTTCCCGCCGTGATGGTGGTCGACGACGGCAAGGTCACGACGGACGCCGACGCGCTGGCGAAGGTCTCGGTGACGGGCAAGATCGTCGAGCAGACCAAGGGCCCGAAGATCCGTATCCACAAGTTCAAGAACAAGACCGGCTACCACAAGCGCCAGGGTCACCGGCAGCAGCTGACCCGCCTTGAGGTCACCGGCATCGACAAGTGA
- a CDS encoding Rne/Rng family ribonuclease translates to MTNAETPAENAGGTAATSPAQALAELPDKTRVHVLAKVLGTSSRQVLATLADLGHSARSPQSGVAKDIALQVAEALGVTVTEDAPAEQAQESTETGTAETSENAEATESDRPEPAPAATADQENGQARQQAPAVPPPALAPPARPPESGPLHTPVFAAPSPLFLPPDPVAATPAAATSAPAPSKPTPSTSQADSGDSGDSEESSESASGDSGERGDDGESSDGGSRRRRRRGRRGRGRGKGGDDHSGDESPSSSDADSSGERTASDEQSSEQQDAEGSQNGDGHGTSDSESETGSRRRRRRRRRKSGDDDNSDNTTSSDDPPNTVVHVRDAKPAEEKEGKAGDGVRSVRGSTRLEAKRQRRRDGREAGRRRAPILSESEFLARRESVDRTMVVAERGDSTQIGVLEDGVLVEHFVTSAGSGSIVGNVYLGRVQNVLPSMEAAFIDIGRGRNAVLYAGEVDWDAAGLEGKARKIEQALSTGDHVLVQVTKDPVGHKGARLTTQISLPGRFLVYVPSGGATGISRKLPENERRRLKDILKRIVPEDAGVIIRTASEGVSEEELGRDVRRLEAQWQVIKEKADAANGKKGSAPVLLYEEPDLLVKVVRDLFTEDFSKLEIQGNTAWETIHAYVQHVAPDLLDRVKRYVGTGDVFADYRIDEQLMKALDRKVWLPSGGYLVIDRTEAMTVIDVNTGKFTGSGGNLEETVTRNNLESAEEIVRQLRLRDIGGIIVIDFIDMVLESNRELVLRRLTECLGRDRTRHQVAEVTSLGLVQMTRKRVGTGLLEAFSTTCEHCKGRGVIVSTEPQRGNGGNGHQGHQGHHGHHGNQGGQGQHGGQSSRRSRNKAKAEEREAAKAAEQAAQAANAPTQEQRESAVSAVQAMANASKAVSTKPSTESDAGQAPDRRDSQPAEAKQPKARREPEEKRNGVAPAAPAASSEQTEVRRESHNGVASEEPDIPAPAPRAARRPRRAASRPAGPPVPVRENG, encoded by the coding sequence ATGACGAACGCGGAGACACCCGCCGAGAACGCCGGCGGGACTGCCGCCACTTCCCCTGCACAGGCACTGGCCGAGCTGCCCGACAAGACCCGGGTGCACGTGCTGGCCAAGGTGTTGGGCACGAGCAGTCGTCAGGTGTTGGCCACGCTGGCCGACCTCGGGCACAGTGCCCGCAGCCCTCAGTCCGGAGTGGCGAAGGACATCGCTCTGCAGGTGGCGGAAGCGCTCGGGGTCACCGTGACCGAGGACGCCCCGGCGGAGCAGGCGCAGGAGAGCACCGAGACCGGCACTGCCGAGACCAGCGAGAACGCCGAGGCCACGGAGTCCGACCGGCCGGAGCCCGCGCCCGCTGCGACGGCCGACCAGGAGAACGGCCAGGCTCGGCAGCAGGCGCCCGCGGTGCCGCCTCCCGCGCTCGCGCCGCCCGCACGTCCGCCCGAGTCCGGCCCGCTGCACACTCCGGTGTTCGCGGCGCCGTCCCCGCTGTTCCTGCCTCCCGACCCGGTGGCGGCCACTCCCGCCGCCGCGACCTCCGCGCCGGCGCCGAGCAAGCCCACCCCTTCCACGTCGCAGGCCGACAGCGGTGACAGTGGCGACAGCGAGGAGTCGTCCGAGAGCGCATCCGGCGACTCCGGCGAGCGCGGCGACGACGGTGAGAGTTCCGACGGCGGGAGCCGTCGTCGACGCAGGCGCGGCCGTCGCGGACGGGGCCGGGGCAAGGGCGGCGACGACCACTCCGGTGACGAGTCGCCGAGCTCGTCCGACGCCGACTCGTCCGGTGAGCGCACGGCCTCCGACGAGCAGTCTTCCGAGCAGCAGGACGCCGAGGGCTCCCAGAACGGGGACGGCCACGGCACGTCCGACTCCGAGTCCGAGACGGGCAGCAGGCGCCGCCGTCGCCGCCGTCGCCGCAAGAGCGGGGACGACGACAACAGCGACAACACCACGTCCTCCGACGACCCGCCGAACACGGTCGTGCACGTCCGGGACGCCAAGCCCGCCGAGGAGAAGGAGGGCAAGGCCGGGGACGGCGTGCGCAGCGTGCGTGGCTCCACACGGCTGGAGGCCAAGCGTCAGCGTCGCCGCGACGGCAGGGAGGCGGGCCGCAGGCGTGCGCCGATCCTGTCGGAATCCGAGTTCCTCGCCAGGAGGGAGTCGGTCGACCGCACGATGGTGGTGGCCGAGCGCGGCGACTCCACGCAGATCGGTGTGCTGGAGGACGGCGTGCTCGTGGAGCACTTCGTCACCTCCGCGGGCAGCGGTTCGATCGTCGGCAACGTCTACCTCGGGCGAGTGCAGAACGTGCTGCCGTCCATGGAAGCGGCGTTCATCGACATCGGTCGGGGCCGCAACGCCGTGTTGTACGCGGGCGAGGTCGACTGGGACGCCGCCGGTCTGGAGGGCAAGGCCCGCAAGATCGAGCAGGCGTTGTCGACCGGTGACCACGTGCTCGTGCAGGTGACCAAGGATCCCGTCGGCCACAAGGGCGCGCGCCTGACCACGCAGATCTCCCTGCCCGGTCGCTTCCTGGTCTACGTGCCCTCGGGCGGCGCCACCGGCATCTCGCGGAAGCTGCCGGAGAACGAGCGGCGCAGGCTCAAGGACATCCTCAAGCGGATCGTCCCCGAGGACGCCGGAGTGATCATCCGCACGGCGTCGGAGGGCGTCAGCGAGGAGGAGCTCGGCCGCGACGTCCGCAGGCTCGAAGCCCAGTGGCAGGTCATCAAGGAGAAGGCCGACGCCGCGAACGGCAAGAAGGGCAGCGCGCCCGTCCTGCTCTACGAGGAGCCGGACCTGCTCGTGAAGGTCGTGCGCGACCTGTTCACCGAGGACTTCAGCAAGCTCGAGATCCAGGGCAACACGGCGTGGGAGACCATCCACGCGTACGTCCAGCACGTCGCTCCCGACCTGCTCGACCGTGTCAAGCGCTACGTGGGTACCGGCGACGTGTTCGCCGACTACCGCATCGACGAGCAGCTGATGAAGGCGCTCGATCGCAAGGTGTGGCTGCCGTCCGGTGGCTACCTGGTGATCGACCGCACCGAGGCCATGACCGTGATCGACGTCAACACGGGGAAGTTCACCGGTTCGGGTGGCAACCTGGAGGAGACGGTCACCAGGAACAACCTGGAGTCGGCCGAGGAGATCGTGCGCCAGCTCCGGCTGCGCGACATCGGCGGCATCATCGTGATCGACTTCATCGACATGGTGCTGGAGTCGAACCGCGAGCTGGTGTTGCGCAGGCTCACCGAGTGCCTCGGCCGCGACCGCACGCGGCACCAGGTCGCGGAGGTCACGTCGCTGGGTCTGGTGCAGATGACGCGCAAGCGGGTCGGCACCGGCCTGCTGGAGGCGTTCTCCACGACCTGCGAGCACTGCAAGGGTCGCGGTGTGATCGTGTCGACCGAGCCGCAACGCGGCAACGGCGGCAATGGCCACCAGGGCCACCAGGGCCACCACGGCCACCACGGCAACCAGGGCGGTCAGGGCCAGCACGGTGGTCAGAGCTCGCGCCGGTCGCGGAACAAGGCGAAGGCCGAGGAGCGGGAGGCGGCCAAGGCCGCCGAACAGGCGGCACAGGCCGCGAACGCTCCCACCCAGGAGCAGCGCGAGTCGGCCGTGTCCGCGGTGCAGGCCATGGCCAACGCCTCGAAGGCGGTCTCCACGAAGCCGTCGACCGAGTCGGACGCCGGGCAGGCACCCGACCGTCGTGACTCCCAGCCGGCGGAGGCGAAGCAACCGAAGGCTCGTCGTGAGCCCGAGGAGAAGCGCAACGGCGTCGCGCCGGCCGCTCCGGCCGCGTCGTCCGAGCAGACGGAGGTGCGGCGCGAGTCGCACAACGGGGTGGCGAGCGAGGAACCGGACATTCCCGCCCCTGCTCCCCGTGCGGCCCGGCGTCCGCGTCGTGCCGCGAGTCGTCCCGCAGGGCCGCCCGTGCCCGTGCGGGAGAACGGCTGA
- a CDS encoding ABC transporter ATP-binding protein codes for MVKRFGDFEAVRGIDLDVRTGEAFGFLGPNGAGKSSTMRMIASTSPRSEGHLSVLGMDPDREGPRIRARLGVVPQQDNLDLELTVRQNLQVYGRYFGLSRATARAKAEELLDFAQLTDRADAEVESLSGGMKRRLTIARSLVNDPDVLLLDEPTTGLDPQARHLLWDKLFRLKSQGVTLLITTHYMDEAEQLCDRLVVMDGGRIVAEGSPAELIDRYSTREVLELRLPPGEQDAAVAAVSDFARRTEVLPDRVLVYVDSGESALESVHARGVRPVSSLVRRSTLEDVFLRLTGRSLIE; via the coding sequence CTGGTGAAACGCTTCGGCGACTTCGAGGCGGTCCGCGGTATCGACCTCGACGTGCGCACGGGTGAGGCGTTCGGCTTCCTGGGGCCCAACGGGGCGGGCAAGTCGTCCACGATGCGCATGATCGCCTCGACGTCCCCGCGTTCGGAGGGGCACCTGTCGGTCCTCGGGATGGACCCCGACCGCGAGGGCCCCCGCATCCGCGCGAGGCTGGGCGTGGTGCCGCAGCAGGACAACCTGGATCTCGAACTGACGGTGCGGCAGAACCTCCAGGTGTACGGCCGCTACTTCGGGCTCTCCCGGGCGACGGCCCGGGCGAAGGCCGAGGAGCTGCTCGACTTCGCCCAGCTCACCGACCGCGCCGACGCCGAGGTGGAATCGTTGTCCGGCGGGATGAAACGCAGGCTCACCATCGCGCGGTCGCTCGTCAACGATCCCGACGTGCTGTTGCTCGACGAGCCGACCACCGGGCTCGATCCGCAGGCCCGGCACCTGTTGTGGGACAAGCTGTTCCGCCTGAAGTCGCAGGGCGTGACCCTGCTTATCACCACCCACTACATGGACGAGGCCGAGCAGTTGTGCGATCGCCTCGTCGTCATGGACGGCGGGCGGATCGTCGCGGAAGGGTCCCCGGCGGAGCTCATCGACCGCTACTCGACGCGGGAGGTGCTGGAGCTGCGGTTGCCACCCGGAGAGCAGGACGCGGCCGTGGCCGCGGTGTCGGATTTCGCCCGGCGCACCGAGGTCCTGCCCGACCGCGTCCTCGTCTACGTCGATTCGGGGGAGTCGGCGCTGGAGAGCGTGCACGCCCGGGGCGTGCGCCCGGTGTCGAGCCTCGTGCGCCGCAGCACGCTCGAGGACGTGTTCCTGCGGCTCACCGGCAGGAGTCTGATCGAATGA